The following coding sequences are from one Megamonas funiformis window:
- a CDS encoding MarR family winged helix-turn-helix transcriptional regulator codes for MEKNSRKISDIYFDLFDIMMTYNHKLWRTAALPLPLNHFAVMYYLFEKEDTFATVTELAKHLSISKQQMSPIIDKLVKKEFIKKTCLSKDRRYSQISLSEKGRNFLKEHQKSQRLIFMESMTDLSDSDTEKFDQSVRLVKKMMAKIFEKQKG; via the coding sequence TTGGAGAAGAATAGCAGAAAGATATCAGATATTTATTTTGATTTGTTTGATATTATGATGACTTATAATCACAAATTATGGCGAACTGCAGCTTTGCCATTACCACTCAATCACTTTGCAGTGATGTATTATCTTTTTGAAAAAGAGGATACATTTGCTACTGTAACAGAGCTAGCAAAACATTTATCTATATCAAAACAACAAATGAGTCCTATCATTGATAAATTAGTGAAAAAAGAATTTATTAAAAAGACTTGTTTAAGTAAGGATAGAAGATATAGTCAAATTTCTTTGAGTGAAAAAGGTAGAAATTTTTTAAAGGAACATCAAAAATCGCAAAGACTTATTTTTATGGAAAGCATGACTGATTTATCAGATAGTGATACGGAAAAATTTGATCAGAGTGTAAGACTTGTAAAGAAAATGATGGCGAAAATATTTGAAAAGCAAAAAGGATAA
- a CDS encoding HAD family hydrolase codes for MEKSKLVICDLDGTLFDTRRVNYMAYREAIERAGLPVIFDYDIYVEKCWGPTYRGFLPIMGVPENRFEEIHDAKKLYYEENLKYATENTHLFNIIKAMKNEYHTAVVTSGSSNSKDILRYFGRLELFDVIFTIDDVKNGKPDPEGFLKAMEYFKVKPENTIIFEDSDVGLAAARKTGASICVVDDFK; via the coding sequence ATGGAAAAAAGTAAATTAGTTATTTGTGATTTAGATGGTACTTTATTTGATACGCGCAGAGTGAATTATATGGCATATCGTGAAGCTATTGAAAGAGCTGGATTACCTGTGATTTTTGATTACGATATATATGTTGAAAAATGTTGGGGCCCTACTTATCGTGGATTTTTACCGATAATGGGTGTTCCTGAAAATCGTTTTGAAGAAATTCATGATGCTAAGAAATTATATTATGAAGAAAATCTAAAATATGCTACAGAAAATACTCATTTGTTCAATATTATTAAAGCTATGAAAAATGAATATCATACAGCTGTAGTAACAAGTGGTTCAAGTAATTCTAAAGATATTTTGCGTTATTTTGGCAGATTAGAATTATTTGATGTTATTTTTACTATTGATGATGTGAAAAATGGCAAGCCAGATCCAGAAGGATTTTTAAAAGCAATGGAATATTTTAAGGTTAAGCCAGAAAATACCATTATTTTTGAGGACTCTGACGTAGGCTTGGCAGCTGCAAGAAAAACAGGTGCTAGTATTTGCGTAGTTGATGATTTTAAATAA
- the lgt gene encoding prolipoprotein diacylglyceryl transferase: MHQYLFFVGDFPIRAYGLILSLSIILATGVAYFLAKQDGRWHNHIVDIGIYSGIAGIVGARLWDVFFFDWAYYSHHLSEIFYVWQGGMAIQGGIVFGVGAGIIYARHHKIDILALADIVAPAIILGQAIGRCANLLNGDAFGAPTGGNFGIIYPETTLAYHTYGAQPLWPAEVWEGQIDFVIFALLLIFRAFPHAKGQAFSLYIMLYSLARFGLEFLRGDYATPVFLSFTSAQTTSLVAFILALIFFIYCQITYSRQKKTVKSKINKNRIKNKRGY, translated from the coding sequence ATGCATCAATATTTATTTTTTGTTGGTGATTTTCCGATAAGAGCATATGGTCTGATTTTATCTTTGAGTATTATTTTGGCAACAGGTGTGGCTTATTTCTTAGCAAAACAAGATGGCAGATGGCACAATCATATTGTAGATATTGGTATTTATAGTGGTATCGCTGGTATTGTGGGCGCTAGATTGTGGGATGTATTTTTCTTTGATTGGGCGTATTATAGTCATCATTTAAGTGAAATTTTTTATGTATGGCAAGGTGGTATGGCTATTCAAGGTGGTATCGTTTTTGGCGTGGGAGCAGGAATTATTTATGCTAGACATCATAAAATAGATATCTTAGCACTAGCTGATATCGTAGCTCCTGCAATTATTTTAGGGCAAGCCATTGGCCGTTGTGCTAATTTATTAAATGGAGATGCTTTTGGTGCGCCAACTGGTGGTAATTTTGGTATTATTTATCCAGAAACAACACTTGCATATCATACGTATGGTGCTCAACCATTATGGCCTGCTGAGGTCTGGGAAGGTCAAATTGATTTTGTGATTTTTGCTCTATTGTTGATTTTTAGAGCTTTTCCTCATGCCAAAGGTCAAGCTTTTTCTTTATATATAATGTTATATAGTTTAGCTCGCTTTGGCTTGGAATTTTTGCGTGGCGATTATGCTACTCCTGTATTTTTAAGCTTTACATCTGCACAGACGACTAGTTTAGTGGCTTTTATTTTAGCATTGATTTTCTTTATTTATTGTCAGATAACATATTCTAGACAGAAGAAAACAGTCAAATCTAAAATAAATAAAAATAGAATAAAAAATAAAAGAGGATATTAA
- the tsaE gene encoding tRNA (adenosine(37)-N6)-threonylcarbamoyltransferase complex ATPase subunit type 1 TsaE, producing MFTITTNSPEQTSLLGEKIANLIQDNLIICLEGDLGAGKTLFTQSLCKALKVKEIVTSPTFNLMNVYEGKKRIYHFDLYRLEQPEDLEEIGFYEYTDVEDEVVLIEWPDRFFAYMPEDYLHLKIERGDNEQKRIITINLEGQKYKNIYEELKHCGNISD from the coding sequence ATGTTTACAATAACTACAAATTCACCTGAACAAACAAGTCTTTTAGGTGAAAAGATAGCAAATTTAATTCAAGATAATTTGATAATTTGTCTTGAAGGTGATTTAGGTGCAGGTAAAACTTTATTTACACAAAGTTTATGTAAGGCATTAAAAGTAAAAGAAATCGTTACAAGTCCTACTTTTAATTTAATGAATGTATATGAAGGTAAAAAGCGTATATATCATTTTGATTTATATCGTTTGGAGCAACCAGAAGATTTAGAGGAAATCGGTTTTTATGAGTATACTGATGTTGAAGATGAAGTAGTATTGATTGAGTGGCCAGATAGATTTTTTGCCTATATGCCAGAAGATTATTTGCATTTAAAAATCGAACGTGGCGATAATGAACAAAAGCGTATAATTACTATCAATCTTGAAGGTCAAAAATATAAAAATATTTATGAGGAGTTGAAGCACTGTGGCAATATTAGCGATTGA
- the rimI gene encoding ribosomal protein S18-alanine N-acetyltransferase produces MQINFRKMTPEDASAVEVVEKSCFDMPWSRQSFWQEASNDKAYYLLALDGERVIGYVGVWILFDEAQITNVAITPEYQNKGIGRLMMKEIIKISQERKANAMTLEVRPSNKGAIHLYESLGFKSVGRRRGYYEDGEDAEIMWITDLTNIK; encoded by the coding sequence ATGCAAATAAATTTTCGTAAAATGACTCCAGAAGATGCAAGTGCTGTGGAAGTTGTAGAAAAATCTTGTTTTGATATGCCGTGGTCAAGACAATCTTTTTGGCAGGAAGCTTCTAATGATAAAGCTTATTATTTGTTGGCTTTAGATGGCGAAAGAGTCATTGGCTATGTAGGTGTTTGGATATTATTTGATGAAGCTCAAATAACAAATGTGGCTATAACTCCTGAATATCAAAATAAAGGTATAGGTCGATTGATGATGAAGGAAATCATCAAGATTTCTCAAGAAAGAAAGGCAAATGCTATGACTTTAGAAGTTCGACCAAGTAATAAAGGAGCAATACATTTGTATGAATCATTAGGTTTTAAATCTGTAGGTCGCCGTCGTGGATATTATGAAGATGGTGAAGATGCTGAAATCATGTGGATAACAGATTTGACCAATATAAAATAA
- the tsaB gene encoding tRNA (adenosine(37)-N6)-threonylcarbamoyltransferase complex dimerization subunit type 1 TsaB, producing MAILAIDTSTIVSGAAIVQKDKLVAEIIMQLKLPQSEVLLGHVQDVLKIAHMDKSDLTGVAISIGPGSFTGLRIGLATAKMLSYALSIPVVAVSSLEAMAYHYPVPGVYVASVLDAQKSNAYFALYEWNGKGFDEKKQTCVMDFEEVVKYCSTLDKPVVFVGDIAQKKADIIAQYENVSLGLPHLCMPRASNVAMAAKTRFENEDYDNIMDLEPVYIRRSEAEVLWEKRHGEKLTDL from the coding sequence GTGGCAATATTAGCGATTGATACTTCAACAATAGTTTCAGGTGCTGCTATTGTGCAAAAAGATAAATTAGTTGCAGAGATTATCATGCAATTAAAATTACCCCAATCAGAAGTTTTATTAGGGCATGTGCAAGATGTTTTAAAAATTGCACATATGGATAAATCTGATTTAACAGGTGTAGCTATAAGCATAGGGCCTGGCTCTTTTACAGGGTTACGTATAGGTCTTGCTACTGCTAAAATGTTATCATATGCTTTATCCATTCCTGTAGTGGCTGTATCTTCATTAGAGGCTATGGCTTATCATTATCCAGTGCCAGGTGTATATGTGGCAAGTGTATTAGATGCACAAAAAAGCAATGCCTATTTTGCTTTGTATGAGTGGAATGGCAAGGGCTTTGATGAGAAAAAACAAACTTGCGTGATGGATTTTGAAGAAGTGGTAAAATATTGTTCTACTTTGGATAAACCAGTAGTATTTGTAGGAGATATCGCTCAAAAGAAAGCAGATATAATCGCTCAATATGAAAATGTTTCTTTAGGTTTACCACATCTTTGTATGCCTAGAGCAAGTAATGTGGCTATGGCAGCAAAAACTAGATTTGAAAATGAAGATTATGATAATATCATGGATTTAGAACCTGTATATATTCGCCGTTCAGAAGCTGAAGTTTTATGGGAAAAACGCCATGGCGAAAAATTAACAGATTTATAA
- a CDS encoding efflux RND transporter periplasmic adaptor subunit encodes MATQSKKKAVILVVAIVVIALIGYLAYSKLTATSQGNKTAGGPATVKAMQVIKRDTPLNYEYAGNIKSTDEVKITSRVSGTIVEKYITGGEFVQAGQPLYKIDSRQYESTLLSAQATLAQSQANYQNALATLQNAQVDNNRYQTLLSQNAISDQQAATQQSQVEALTASLQAQQAIIDSNAALVKKAQEDLDDTVVYAPTSGKLDINDIDVGAYATAGSTVLVTMGSVDQVYAQFNVSENEYLNLASFFNSDTNNVTITLSDGTEYPVSGHLVQVDRSLTTNTGTLAINALFDNPDGLLLPGMFARVKISGQVIPNATLIPQRAVQQILEKTFVTVVGPDNKSVSKAVTLGDKVGSYWIVKDGLDTNDVVVVEGLTKLQEGVPLNVTIVTPEELGLTF; translated from the coding sequence TTGGCCACACAATCAAAGAAAAAAGCTGTTATCCTAGTTGTAGCCATAGTAGTTATAGCACTTATTGGATATCTTGCATATTCTAAGTTAACAGCTACATCACAGGGCAACAAAACAGCAGGTGGTCCTGCAACTGTAAAAGCAATGCAGGTAATCAAACGTGATACACCACTTAATTATGAATATGCTGGTAATATCAAATCAACAGATGAAGTAAAAATCACTTCTCGTGTTTCAGGCACAATTGTTGAAAAATATATTACAGGTGGCGAATTCGTACAAGCAGGTCAACCACTTTACAAAATTGACAGTCGTCAATATGAAAGTACATTGCTCTCAGCTCAAGCAACATTAGCTCAATCTCAAGCTAATTATCAAAATGCTTTAGCTACATTACAAAATGCTCAAGTAGATAATAACCGTTACCAAACATTATTATCTCAAAACGCAATTTCCGATCAACAAGCTGCAACTCAACAATCTCAAGTAGAAGCTTTAACTGCATCATTGCAAGCTCAGCAAGCAATCATTGATTCCAATGCTGCTCTTGTAAAAAAAGCTCAAGAAGATTTAGATGATACAGTTGTTTATGCCCCAACTTCTGGTAAACTTGATATCAATGATATTGATGTAGGTGCTTATGCTACTGCTGGAAGTACAGTTCTTGTAACAATGGGCTCTGTAGACCAGGTATATGCTCAATTTAATGTAAGTGAAAATGAATATTTAAATCTTGCATCTTTCTTTAATAGTGATACTAACAATGTAACTATCACTTTAAGTGATGGCACAGAATATCCTGTTTCTGGTCACCTTGTGCAAGTAGATCGTTCTTTAACTACAAATACTGGTACACTTGCAATCAATGCTTTATTTGATAATCCAGATGGTCTTTTACTTCCTGGTATGTTCGCTCGTGTAAAAATTTCTGGACAAGTAATTCCAAATGCTACTTTAATTCCACAACGTGCAGTACAACAAATTCTTGAAAAAACTTTTGTAACTGTAGTAGGTCCAGATAATAAATCTGTAAGTAAAGCTGTTACTTTAGGTGATAAAGTTGGTAGTTATTGGATTGTTAAAGATGGTTTAGATACTAATGACGTTGTTGTTGTTGAAGGTCTTACTAAATTACAAGAAGGCGTTCCTCTTAACGTCACCATAGTAACTCCTGAAGAATTAGGTTTAACTTTTTAA
- a CDS encoding SpoIID/LytB domain-containing protein — protein sequence MKKYLYLICLLCCCAFVSNMQVVSAQSSAPYVRVGLLQGVQEIVITANDDFVVKDVDNKVNYKFKKMNEVNIRQKDRTVYVNKKGKETTTLVVAVKDNAPAIVNGKRYRGNLIIQPHKAGLTVINRLLIDEYLYGVVPEEMPASWNIEALKAQAVAARTFALYDKLDRKHTKEGFDVCVTTDCQVYGGMDSEAATTNKAIDATKGEVIVYLNQPICSVFHAASGGQTDDSINVWNVNVPYLRAVEDKEEQSPYQSWAVSVTVDNLSKSIKNSYSDIGTIKEIDFSGLKKNPNKASKSQVVKFIGSNKKSVELTKTQLRSLLGLKSSNFTIELEGNKKAKGDTLKIDKDDKKLIFKGSGFGHRLGMSQWGAKSLADKGKKYQQILYHYYSDVNIKDMYK from the coding sequence ATGAAAAAATATCTATATCTTATTTGTTTATTATGTTGTTGCGCATTTGTAAGTAATATGCAAGTAGTATCAGCACAGTCATCAGCTCCATATGTAAGAGTAGGCTTATTACAGGGAGTACAAGAAATTGTAATTACAGCAAATGATGATTTTGTGGTCAAAGATGTCGATAATAAAGTAAATTATAAATTTAAAAAGATGAATGAAGTAAATATTCGTCAAAAAGATAGAACGGTTTATGTCAATAAAAAAGGTAAGGAAACTACTACTTTAGTGGTAGCAGTCAAAGATAATGCCCCTGCAATTGTCAATGGCAAACGATATAGAGGAAATTTGATTATTCAACCGCATAAAGCAGGGCTTACAGTGATAAATCGTTTATTGATTGATGAATATTTATATGGTGTCGTACCAGAAGAAATGCCTGCTAGTTGGAATATAGAAGCTTTGAAAGCTCAAGCTGTAGCTGCTAGAACTTTTGCTTTATATGATAAGCTTGATCGAAAACATACAAAAGAAGGTTTTGACGTCTGCGTAACAACAGATTGCCAAGTTTATGGTGGTATGGATTCAGAAGCTGCGACTACAAATAAAGCTATAGATGCTACAAAAGGAGAAGTCATTGTTTATTTAAATCAACCTATATGTTCAGTGTTTCATGCAGCTTCAGGTGGTCAAACTGATGACAGTATCAATGTATGGAATGTCAATGTGCCTTATTTGAGAGCAGTAGAAGATAAAGAGGAGCAATCTCCATATCAAAGTTGGGCAGTATCTGTAACAGTAGATAATTTAAGTAAATCTATAAAAAATTCATATAGTGATATTGGTACAATAAAAGAAATAGATTTTAGTGGATTGAAAAAAAATCCAAATAAAGCAAGTAAATCGCAAGTTGTAAAATTTATAGGTAGTAATAAAAAATCTGTGGAATTGACCAAGACACAGCTTCGTAGTTTATTGGGTTTAAAAAGTAGCAATTTTACTATAGAATTAGAAGGTAATAAAAAAGCTAAAGGCGATACTTTAAAAATTGATAAAGATGATAAAAAATTGATTTTTAAAGGCAGTGGTTTTGGTCATCGTTTGGGAATGTCTCAATGGGGGGCAAAATCTTTAGCGGATAAAGGTAAAAAATATCAGCAAATTTTATATCATTATTATAGTGATGTAAATATAAAAGATATGTATAAATAA
- a CDS encoding L-lactate dehydrogenase: MKMSKLAIIGLGHVGSDVLTQAMAMNLAAEIVCIDINEKVAHGEALDATHATPCTYVPGMKVYSGDFSQCKDADIIICSGGPSILPGEKLDRLILAERNVKVIGEIMTEVTKYTKNTPFIMITNPLDVTTYLAATKFGYEKGKLFGTGTTLETLRLKRIIANHYNVDAKDVQGFMLGEHGNSAFPAWSTISIGGVRLADLDKYYDHNSDFDKKAIAQEVVNTAYDVLLSKGWTNTGIAMGACRLARAVMFNERCVTPVSTPLEGEYGLTDVALSLPSIIGANGVEKRLAIDLPEDELKALHFSAESIKTVLRANKLID; encoded by the coding sequence ATGAAAATGAGTAAATTGGCAATTATAGGTCTTGGTCATGTAGGTTCAGATGTATTAACACAAGCAATGGCAATGAATTTAGCTGCTGAAATCGTATGTATAGATATTAATGAAAAAGTAGCTCATGGCGAAGCTTTAGATGCAACTCATGCGACACCTTGTACGTATGTACCAGGTATGAAAGTTTATTCAGGCGATTTTAGTCAGTGTAAAGATGCTGATATAATTATTTGTTCTGGTGGCCCTAGTATCTTACCTGGGGAAAAATTAGACAGATTAATACTTGCAGAACGAAATGTAAAAGTTATTGGCGAAATCATGACAGAGGTTACAAAATATACAAAAAATACACCTTTTATCATGATTACTAATCCGCTTGATGTAACTACATATTTGGCAGCTACTAAATTCGGTTATGAAAAAGGAAAATTATTCGGTACAGGGACTACTTTAGAAACACTTCGCTTAAAACGCATCATAGCAAATCATTATAATGTTGATGCTAAAGATGTTCAGGGCTTTATGCTTGGTGAACATGGTAATTCTGCTTTTCCTGCATGGTCTACAATCAGCATTGGCGGTGTGCGTTTAGCTGATTTAGATAAATATTATGATCATAACAGTGATTTTGATAAAAAAGCTATAGCTCAGGAAGTAGTAAATACAGCATATGATGTATTATTGTCTAAAGGTTGGACAAATACTGGCATAGCAATGGGCGCTTGTAGATTAGCTCGTGCTGTTATGTTTAATGAACGCTGTGTAACACCAGTTTCTACTCCGCTTGAAGGCGAATATGGCTTAACAGATGTAGCACTTAGCTTGCCAAGTATCATTGGTGCAAATGGTGTAGAAAAACGATTAGCTATAGATTTACCAGAAGATGAATTAAAAGCTCTTCATTTTAGTGCAGAAAGTATAAAAACTGTACTTAGAGCAAATAAATTAATTGACTAA
- a CDS encoding efflux RND transporter permease subunit → MSRFFINRPIFAIVISLIIVILGTISAFNLPIAQYPQISPPTITVSTTYTGANADTVNETVAQVVEQQVNGVEGMDYMSSTASNDGRYSLQVVFKLGTDGDMDSVKVQNNASTAEPSLPTDVQTYGLTTRKASSDMAMVLTLTSPNGTYDSVFLKNYADIYLVDKIKRVPGVGDLNVFGADYAMRLWINPDKLAELGLTVADVVSAVKEQNIQAPAGTIGQMPAPKDQEFQYTGKVQGRLITPEEFGNIIIRSDNNSGSFVRVKDIAKVETGARTNNISAKYNNQNAVAFGVQLTSDANAMDTVSQVKEILEEAKADFPPDLEYEAVVDNTTYISESIQEVVKTFVEALLLVMLIVYIFLQSWRATLIPMLAVPVSLIGTFAAFIVLDFTINTLTLFGMVLAIGLVVDDAIVVIENVERHMAEDGLDPKEATGRAMDEVQGPVVAIAFTLASVFVPVAGLGGMTGVLYRQFALTIAISMALSAFVALTLTPALCATLLKPHTPNENKDSTIGSFFIRFNQFMNWMTRGYVKCIAFLIGKAKLCVVFLVIITALMAGLFRILPTTFIPPEDQGFYLASVTLPEGTSLNRTEEIVDKLSAELKQNPGVDQVMGISGYDILSGGAKSSAATFFVGLKPWSERTTPETSIDAEVGMAFKQGMNYPEASIIAMNPPSLPGLGMVSGFNLQLQDMSGHTNEELDTITKKIVAAANQRPELQGVYTTYSIKSPIYEFEVDREKVKNLGLNISDVFTALQVNFGGTEINDFNQFGRTYKVVMQADSNFRNEADTTRFIFIRGSNGQMVPLNTIIKPKLDSGPAIISRFNASRSVTIQGSPKDGYSSGQAMAAIEEVVKEVAPTGFNIDWSGQSREERAATSSTTQVMALALVFVFLCLAALYESWSVPYAVLLTVPTGIFGALLSAYVLNMQISIYMQIGIIVIIGLAAKNAILIVEFAKVRVDTGMKPLKAALEAAKLRLRPIIMTSLAFIIGCLPLAVATGAGAAARNNMGIAVVGGMIFATILGVFLIPVMYLVVMKITSWLTGDKKVKPKSEVDKFM, encoded by the coding sequence TTGTCAAGATTCTTTATAAATCGTCCGATATTTGCTATTGTTATATCTTTAATCATTGTAATTTTAGGTACAATCTCTGCTTTTAATCTACCAATAGCACAATATCCACAGATTTCTCCACCTACAATTACTGTAAGCACAACTTATACAGGTGCCAATGCTGATACTGTAAATGAAACTGTTGCTCAAGTAGTTGAACAGCAAGTAAACGGTGTTGAAGGCATGGACTATATGAGTTCTACTGCTTCAAATGATGGTAGATATAGCTTACAAGTAGTCTTCAAATTAGGTACTGATGGTGATATGGACTCAGTAAAAGTACAAAACAATGCTTCTACTGCTGAACCAAGCTTACCAACTGATGTTCAAACATACGGTCTTACTACTCGTAAAGCCTCTAGTGATATGGCAATGGTATTGACTTTGACATCACCTAACGGTACTTATGATAGTGTTTTCTTAAAAAACTATGCTGATATTTATCTCGTAGATAAAATCAAACGTGTTCCAGGTGTTGGGGACTTAAACGTATTCGGTGCTGACTATGCAATGCGTCTTTGGATCAATCCTGATAAATTAGCAGAACTTGGTCTTACTGTAGCTGATGTTGTCAGTGCAGTAAAAGAACAAAACATTCAGGCTCCTGCTGGTACAATCGGTCAGATGCCTGCACCAAAAGACCAAGAATTCCAATATACAGGTAAAGTTCAAGGTCGTTTAATAACACCTGAAGAATTTGGAAACATTATTATTCGTTCTGATAATAATAGTGGTTCTTTTGTTCGCGTAAAAGATATTGCTAAAGTAGAAACCGGCGCTCGTACAAATAATATTTCTGCTAAATATAATAATCAAAATGCTGTAGCTTTCGGCGTTCAACTTACAAGTGATGCTAACGCAATGGATACTGTAAGCCAAGTAAAAGAAATCCTTGAAGAAGCTAAAGCAGACTTCCCTCCTGATTTAGAATATGAAGCAGTTGTAGATAATACAACATATATCAGCGAATCTATTCAGGAAGTTGTTAAAACATTTGTTGAAGCCCTCTTACTCGTTATGCTCATTGTATATATCTTCTTACAGAGCTGGCGTGCAACTTTAATTCCAATGCTCGCTGTACCAGTTTCCCTTATCGGTACTTTTGCAGCCTTCATTGTATTAGACTTTACTATTAATACACTTACCTTATTCGGTATGGTTCTTGCCATCGGGCTTGTTGTCGATGATGCTATCGTTGTTATCGAAAACGTTGAGCGTCATATGGCAGAAGATGGTCTTGACCCTAAAGAAGCAACAGGTCGTGCTATGGACGAGGTACAAGGTCCAGTTGTCGCTATTGCCTTCACACTTGCCTCTGTATTCGTACCAGTAGCAGGTTTAGGCGGTATGACAGGGGTTTTATATCGTCAGTTCGCTTTGACTATTGCTATTTCTATGGCATTATCTGCCTTTGTGGCTTTAACACTTACACCTGCACTTTGTGCTACTTTGTTAAAACCACATACTCCTAATGAAAATAAAGACTCTACTATAGGCAGTTTCTTTATTAGATTTAACCAATTCATGAATTGGATGACTAGAGGATATGTAAAATGTATTGCTTTCCTCATTGGTAAAGCTAAACTTTGCGTAGTATTTCTTGTAATTATCACAGCTCTCATGGCTGGTTTATTTAGAATATTACCAACTACATTCATTCCTCCAGAAGACCAAGGTTTCTATCTTGCTTCTGTAACATTACCTGAAGGTACTTCTTTAAATCGTACAGAAGAAATAGTGGATAAATTATCTGCTGAACTCAAACAAAATCCAGGTGTTGACCAGGTTATGGGTATTTCTGGTTATGATATTTTATCTGGTGGTGCAAAATCTAGTGCAGCTACTTTCTTCGTTGGTTTAAAACCATGGAGTGAAAGAACTACCCCAGAAACAAGTATCGATGCTGAAGTTGGTATGGCATTTAAGCAAGGTATGAATTACCCAGAAGCTTCTATCATCGCTATGAACCCACCTTCCCTTCCAGGTCTTGGTATGGTCAGTGGTTTCAATCTTCAATTACAAGATATGAGCGGTCATACTAATGAAGAATTAGATACTATCACTAAAAAAATCGTTGCTGCCGCTAATCAGCGTCCAGAACTTCAAGGTGTATATACTACTTACAGTATAAAATCACCAATATATGAATTTGAAGTAGACCGTGAAAAAGTTAAAAACTTAGGTTTAAATATCTCTGATGTGTTCACTGCTCTCCAAGTAAACTTTGGTGGTACAGAAATCAACGATTTCAACCAATTTGGTCGTACTTATAAAGTAGTAATGCAAGCAGATAGCAATTTCCGTAATGAAGCTGATACAACACGTTTCATCTTTATTCGCGGATCTAATGGTCAAATGGTTCCATTAAATACTATAATTAAACCAAAATTAGATTCAGGTCCTGCTATCATCTCTCGTTTCAATGCTAGCAGAAGTGTTACAATTCAAGGTAGTCCAAAAGATGGATATAGCTCTGGTCAAGCCATGGCTGCTATCGAAGAAGTTGTAAAAGAAGTGGCACCTACTGGATTTAATATTGACTGGTCTGGTCAAAGCCGTGAAGAACGTGCTGCAACAAGCTCTACAACTCAAGTTATGGCTCTTGCTCTTGTATTCGTATTCTTATGCCTTGCTGCTTTATACGAAAGCTGGAGCGTACCATATGCTGTATTGTTGACTGTTCCAACTGGTATCTTTGGTGCTTTATTATCTGCATATGTCTTAAATATGCAAATCAGTATCTATATGCAAATCGGTATCATCGTTATCATCGGTTTGGCAGCTAAGAACGCTATTCTTATCGTAGAATTCGCTAAAGTTCGTGTTGATACTGGTATGAAACCATTAAAAGCTGCTTTAGAAGCGGCAAAACTTCGTCTTCGTCCAATCATAATGACATCTCTTGCATTCATCATCGGCTGTTTACCACTTGCTGTAGCAACTGGTGCTGGTGCTGCTGCTCGTAATAACATGGGTATTGCCGTTGTTGGTGGTATGATTTTTGCCACTATCTTAGGTGTATTCTTAATCCCTGTTATGTATCTTGTTGTTATGAAAATAACTTCTTGGCTCACTGGAGATAAGAAAGTTAAACCAAAATCCGAAGTCGATAAATTTATGTAA